ATCTAGCCATGCCGCGTGAGTGATGAAGGCCTTAGGGTTGTAAAGCTCTTTCAGCTGGGAAGATAATGACGGTACCAGCAGAAGAAGCCCCGGCTAACTCCGTGCCAGCAGCCGCGGTAATACGGAGGGGGCTAGCGTTGTTCGGAATTACTGGGCGTAAAGCGCACGTAGGCGGACTGGAAAGTTGGGGGTGAAATCCCGGGGCTCAACCTCGGAACTGCCTCCAAAACTATCAGTCTGGAGTTCGAGAGAGGTGAGTGGAATACCGAGTGTAGAGGTGAAATTCGTAGATATTCGGTGGAACACCAGTGGCGAAGGCGGCTCACTGGCTCGATACTGACGCTGAGGTGCGAAAGCGTGGGGAGCAAACAGGATTAGATACCCTGGTAGTCCACGCCGTAAACGATGAATGCCAGTCGTCGGGCAGCTTGCTGTTCGGTGACACACCTAACGGATTAAGCATTCCGCCTGGGGAGTACGGTCGCAAGATTAAAACTCAAAGGAATTGACGGGGGCCCGCACAAGCGGTGGAGCATGTGGTTTAATTCGAAGCAACGCGCAGAACCTTACCAACCCTTGACATGGCAGGACCGCTGGAGAGATTCAGCTTTCTCGTAAGAGACCTGCACACAGGTGCTGCATGGCTGTCGTCAGCTCGTGTCGTGAGATGTTCGGTTAAGTCCGGCAACGAGCGCAACCCACGTCCCTAGTTGCCAGCATTCAGTTGGGCACTCTATGGAAACTGCCGATGATAAGTCGGAGGAAGGTGTGGATGACGTCAAGTCCTCATGGCCCTTACGGGTTGGGCTACACACGTGCTACAATGGTGGTGACAGTGGGTTAATCCCCAAAAGCCATCTCAGTTCGGATTGTCCTCTGCAACTCGAGGGCATGAAGTTGGAATCGCTAGTAATCGCGGAACAGCATGCCGCGGTGAATACGTTCCCGGGCCTTGTACACACCGCCCGTCACACCATGGGAGTTGGTTCTACCCGACGACGCTGCGCTAACCCTTCGGGGAGGCAGGCGGCCACGGTAGGATCAGCGACTGGGGTGAAGTCGTAACAAGGTAGCCGTAGGGGAACCTGCGGCTGGATCACCTCCTTTCTAAGGAAGCATCTAGCAGACTGACTTGTCAGTCTCGTGACGCGACTTAGCAGAGCATCAGTCAGATGCTCATACAGACGGCCGGACCGTCCTCATATCCCTTCAGATAGTCAGAAGTCTCAGGCCCGCCTCGCGAGAGGTGGCCGGCCTGGAATGGGTCGGTAGCTCAGGTGGTTAGAGCGCACGCCTGATAAGCGTGAGGTCGGAGGTTCAAGTCCTCCTCGACCCACCATCATCCACCAGAGACGGGGCCTTAGCTCAGTTGGTAGAGCGCCTGCTTTGCAAGCAGGATGTCATCGGTTCGAATCCGATAGGCTCCACCAATCTTCCCGATTTGATCGGAAAGCGGTTCGCGCTTTCCCGTCCAATCGGACGCGGTTCTTCGGAACCTTTTTACATCGTTCAGAGAGATAATCAGCGTTGTCGGCTGTATCCAAGTGCGGATGCAGTGGTCGCAAGACCAACGGTAACGTTGTCCAAGTCAAGTACACTAACCAATGTTCACGCTTTCGGGCGTGAGCGGGAAAAGTACATGCTTTTGATCGGAAGCGACCCCGCGGAAACGCAAAAGGCCGCGGTGTGAAAGACCCAGTCTTTCTTCTTCCGGATCAAATCAAGCGCGATAAGGGCGTTTGGTGGATGCCTTGGCAGTAAGAGGCGATGAAGGACGTGATACTCTGCGATAAGTCATGGGGAGCTGAGAATAAGCTTTGATCCATGAATTTCCGAATGGGGAAACCCACCTGAATGTTCGTTGTTGTTACCTTTGGTAATCAACAGCGTTCATGACCAGGTATCTTTTACCTGAATACATAGGGTTTAAGAAGCGAACCCGGGGAACTGAAACATCTAAGTACCCGGAGGAAAGGAAATCAACAGATACTCCCCTAGTAGCGGCGAGCGAACGGGGACCAGCCGAGCCATGATGATGACTGGAATGATCTGGAAAGATCAGCCACAGAGGGTGACAGCCCCGTACAGGAAGTCTGATTGGACGTATTAAGTAAGGCGGGACACGTGAAATCCTGTCTGAAGATCGGGGGACCACCCTCGAAGGCTAAGTACTCCTTACTGACCGATAGCGAACCAGTACCGTGAGGGAAAGGTGAAAAGCACCCCGACGAGGGGAGTGAAACAGTTTCTGAAACCGGACGCCTACAAGCAGTCGGAGCCGCCTTGAGCGGTGACGGCGTACCTTTTGTATAATGGGTCAACGACTTGGTCTGTCTGGCAAGCTTAAGCCGTTAGGTGTAGGCGCAGCGAAAGCGAGTGTTAAATGCGCGACATAGTCAGACGGATCAGACCCGAAACCGAGTGATCTAGGCATGAGCAGGCTGAAGGTACGGTAACACGTACTGGAGGGCCGAACCCACACCTGTTGAAAAAGGTCGGGATGACTTGTGCCTAGGGGTGAAAGGCCAATCAAACTCGGAGATAGCTGGTTCTCCGCGAAAGCTATTTAGGTAGCGCCTCGGATGTATTCCTTGGGGGGTAGAGCACTGCATGGATGATGGGGGCCCACAGCCTTACTGAGTCTAAGCAAACTCCGAATACCCAAGAGAACTGTCCGGGAGACACACGGCGGGTGCTAACGTCCGTCGTGGAGAGGGAAACAACCCTGACCAACAGCTAAGGCCCCCAATTCGTGGCTAAGTGGGAAAGCATGTGAGACTTCCAAAACAACCAGGAGGTTGGCTTAGAAGCAGCCATCCTTTAAAGATAGCGTAACAGCTCACTGGTCTAATCAAGAGGTCTTGCGGCGAAGATGTAACGGGGCTCAAGCCACGAGCCGAAGCTTTGGATGCACACTTGTTGTGCGTGGTAGCGGAGCGTTCTGTGATATAGAACGCTGCCTCTTTAGCCCAGCAATGGGTTACGGAGGCAATGTTCTGACTGTGAAGCCGGGCCGTGAGGCAACCGGTGGAGTGATCAGAAGTGAGAATGTTGACATGAGTAGCGACAAACAGGGTGAGAGACCCTGTCGCCGAAAGTCCAAGGGTTCCTGCTTAAAGCTAATCTGAGCAGGGTAAGCCGGCCCCTAAGGCGAGGCCGAAAGGCGTAGTCGATGGGAACCAGGTTAATATTCCTGGGCCAGGAGATGGTGACGGATCCCGAGGGTAGTTCGATCTTAACGGATTGATCGGGCTGCTTAGGGGTTCCTGGAAATAGCCCTCCATGAGACCGTACCCTAAACCGACACAGGTGGACTGGTAGAGAATACCAAGGCGCTTGAGAGAACCACATTTAAGGAACTCGGCAAAATACCTCCGTAAGTTCGCGAGAAGGAGGCCCGATTGGCAGGCAACTGTTGGTCGGGGGCACAAACCAGGGGGTGGCGACTGTTTACTAAAAACACAGGGCTCTGCGAAGCCGCAAGGCGACGTATAGGGTCTGACGCCTGCCCGGTGCCGGAAGGTTAAAAGGAGAGGTGCAAGCCTTGAATTGAAGCCCCGGTAAACGGCGGCCGTAACTATAACGGTCCTAAGGTAGCGAAATTCCTTGTCGGGTAAGTTCCGACCTGCACGAATGGCGTAACGACTTCCCCGCTGTCTCAAATGTGGACTCAGCGAAATTGAATTGTCTGTGAAGATGCAGACTTCCCGCGGTTAGACGGAAAGACCCCATGCACCTTTACTACAGCTTCGCACTGGCATCAGGATTGCGATGTGCAGGATAGGCGGTAGGCTTTGAAGCGGGGACGCCAGTTCCCGTGGAGCCATCCTTGAGATACCGCCCTTCGCACTCTTGATGTCTAACCGCGGTCCGTTATCCGGATCCGGGACCCTGCGTGGCGGGTAGTTTGACTGGGGCGGTCGCCTCCCAAACTGTAACGGAGGCGCGCGAAGGTTGGCTCAGAGCGGTCGGAAATCGCTCGTTGAGTGCAATGGCAGAAGCCAGCCTGACTGCAAGACTGACAAGTCGAGCAGAGTCGAAAGACGGCCATAGTGATCCGGTGGTCCCGAGTGGAAGGGCCATCGCTCAACGGATAAAAGGTACGCTGGGGATAACAGGCTGATGATGCCCAAGAGTCCATATCGACGGCATCGTTTGGCACCTCGATGTCGGCTCATCTCATCCTGGGGCTGGAGCAGGTCCCAAGGGTACGGCTGTTCGCCGTTTAAAGAGGTACGTGAGCTGGGTTTAGAACGTCGTGAGACAGTTCGGTCCCTATCTGCCGTGGGTGTTGGAGACTTGAGAGGAGTTGCCCCTAGTACGAGAGGACCGGGGTGAACGTTCCACTGGTGGACCAGTTGTCGTGCCAACGGCAGTGCTGGGTAGCTATGAACGGACAGGATAACCGCTGAAGGCATCTAAGCGGGAAGCCCCCCTCAAAACAAGGTCTCCCTTGAGAGCCGTGGAAGACCACCACGTCGATAGGCCGGAGATGTAAGTGCAGCAATGCATTCAGTTGACCGGTACTAATGGCTCGATAGGCTTGATTTGATCCGGAAGAAGACAGACTGTCTTCTCCAAAAAGCATCCTTGGACAACTTAATCCCCATGAAACGGGATCAACGCTGATCGTTTCTTTCCTGGTCTGGTGGCCCTAGCGCGAGCAAAACACCCGATCCCATCCCGAACTCGGCCGTTAAGTGCCGCTGCGCCGATGGTACTGCGTCTCAAGACGTGGGAGAGTAGGTCACCGCCAGACCTGGAAAGAAACGAGCATCTCTCCAAACGATCAAAAAATACGCGCAAATCCAGATCAAAAACGCGCGGAAATGGCGCGGGGTAGAGCAGCCCGGTAGCTCGTCAGGCTCATAACCTGAAGGTCGCAGGTTCAAATCCTGCCCCCGCAACCAAAACTATACGCGTTATCAAACGCTTGAACGCCGCCCTCCGGGGCGGCGTTCGCGTGTCCAACACCCGTGGAAGCACTGTGAAAGCAAGAGGGGCCGAAGTCCCTCATATCGCTGCGTGAATCGGTGTTTGCGATGCCCTTTGCTTTCAGTTCCGCTCGATAGGGATGATCGCATCGATACTGGTCGGGATCCCGCTGCCAAAGGCGAGCTCTCGAACATCGACCGCGACGACATCCAGGACCGGCCGCTCTTCGGTCATGAGCACAAACTCGGTGATCCTTCCTGGCGGGCAGTCCCTGAAGGCCGGGTAAACGAGCGCGAGTCGCTTGCAGAGGTAGCGACTGGCGTAGGCATTCATCTGATACGCGTCGCCGAGATCGAGGCGTTTCCACTTAGCATCGAGGATGGCGACCGTTTCATCTCCGCTCTGAATGGCGATGTCGGGGCGCAGCTGGAAGCCCGCCGTCGCGAGGTTCTTCACAGGGCTCTGGAGCCCGAGGGAAAGGCGACCACCATGCTGCGTCTGACAGGCGTGCCGAATGCGCAGTCCAAGTACCGTCTCGAAGAGCTTCTCCATGTCGAACAGCAGCGCCGAACCAGCTGCTTCGCCGATGCGAACATCCGGGTACAAGCCTGACAGCAGCCAGTGGGCCCGCGCAAACACCGGCTCCCAGTTCCGGACGGTCCGATCAAACCGCAGTGCGCCGACGCCGCGAACCGTAACCCGACGATCACTCACCTCGTCAAAGCGATGGAGAAACGCCGCGACCGTCGCCCGGGTCCTCGGGCTCAGTGCGAGCCCTAGAAGGATCCGAAGGACCGCCTTAAGCGCTTGATTGTAGCGGTTGTCGATGCTGCGCTCGTCGAAGCGACAGAGTTGGACTGGACCTGTCGCGGTTTGATGCCGCTCCTTTGATAGCATTTACTGCACCAAAGGAGATGAACTATGGGACTGACACGAACGGACGAATTCCGCAAGGACGCGGTGCGTATCGCGCTGACCAGCGGGCTTACACGCAAGCAGGTGGCTGCCGATCTGGGTGTTGGGATGTCGACGCTGAACAAATGGATCACCGCGCACCGAGATACAGACGTGGTTTTCAAAGAGGATTTGAGCCTCGCCAAAGAGAATGAGCGGCTTCGACGGGAGGACCGGCTTCTCAAGGAGGAGAGTGAACTGGCCCCCATTTCGACCGGACACCTCGGCCTGAGCCTGGAGGCTTAAGGATAGCCTTAAGCATGTACTTATGTCTGAGATTGAAATTATTTCCGATGGTGACCGCCGAATGTCGCCTATGACGGCAAATGCTCCAGCGCATGGGTGACGTCTGGATCGGCTGCGGATTGTGGAAGAAACCCTTCATGACAGTGAGAGCATTTCTGCCGTTGCCCGTCGCAATGGCGTCGCACCCGATCTCCTGTATCGTTGGCGAAAGTTGATGCTGGAAGGAGGAAGCGTCGCTGTGGCCCAAGACGACAGCGAAATTGACGATCTTGCCCGCTACACCATGATTTCGGGCCAAGGTTTGTGGTCCTACTCGCGGCTTACCGATGATGTACAGGTTTTGCGTGCCTGTTCCGACAGACTGGTCAAAGCGTTGGAGACTTGGTTGCGCGGCGCGGCACATTGAGAACGACATGCCTGATGGCCCCGGCCTTTTGTCGTGGTGGATGTGAAGGCGCATGGCAGCGACAGCGCGAAACCTGTCAGATCGAGGTAAGTCTGCGCGGTCTCTATATCTTCGAAGAGAGGAACCTCTCACGAGACCCCGGGCGGCTGGTGGCCGAAAGCCACATCCGCTTGGTGCTCATGACCTGTTTCAGCACGATTGGAAAAGCCGAGTTCAAATGCATGAACCGGGCTCTTCGGGGAAAGGGGGACGCGGGTCTGGACGAGGAATTCCGACCTCTTCGGGCGATTCCTCCTCAGCCTGTTTTGAAAATGATAACAGCTGATTGTTCGAAATAAGGTTCATATGATCGACCCGTCGTGTCGATCTTGTTTCTTCAGGTCTGCAGCGACTGAAGCCAGGCAAGAACATCCGCCGCGTCGGTGACATCGGCGTATTTCTGACCCATGTCATAAAGGTTGGCATCATGGGGGGGCTGGGCGCGGTCGGCGCAGCAATCATGCGGGACAAGCACATTGAAGCCCGATTGGACCGCGTCGACGACCGTGGCACGCACGCATCCCGATGTTGTTGCGCCGGTCACGACAACGGTGTCCACACCTGCACCACAGAGCAGCGCGGCAAGGTTCGTGCCGTGAAAGGCCGAAGCGCCATGTTTGACAACAATCGGGTCGCCGGGCTGGATGCCGGTTGCAGCATCGATCTGGACCAGGCGAGATCCGGCCCTCAATGCCGCCATGCCGGTTGCCTTTTTCAGCCAGGGCAGGG
The sequence above is drawn from the Paracoccus seriniphilus genome and encodes:
- a CDS encoding McrC family protein, whose product is MLSKERHQTATGPVQLCRFDERSIDNRYNQALKAVLRILLGLALSPRTRATVAAFLHRFDEVSDRRVTVRGVGALRFDRTVRNWEPVFARAHWLLSGLYPDVRIGEAAGSALLFDMEKLFETVLGLRIRHACQTQHGGRLSLGLQSPVKNLATAGFQLRPDIAIQSGDETVAILDAKWKRLDLGDAYQMNAYASRYLCKRLALVYPAFRDCPPGRITEFVLMTEERPVLDVVAVDVRELAFGSGIPTSIDAIIPIERN
- a CDS encoding isochorismatase family protein, whose amino-acid sequence is MSSTLSQKQIYSEAGFGEKVPRGTRPALIVVDFSYGFTDTQYPTAADMWAQIAATRQLGDVARQAGYPVIFTTIAYQPWEATALPWLKKATGMAALRAGSRLVQIDAATGIQPGDPIVVKHGASAFHGTNLAALLCGAGVDTVVVTGATTSGCVRATVVDAVQSGFNVLVPHDCCADRAQPPHDANLYDMGQKYADVTDAADVLAWLQSLQT